atgtttgtgtcatatTAGAAGAAGATCCACATCtgtgaagtagaaaattttgcattttgcaacatccctgactgctcaatttttcttatctctgtggtattcctatcttttaattcctgaatattggcagattttggatttataaacgatgttttttaagtgacccTACAGGAAATactctaaaggattcatgtcgggttATCGCGGGTCCATTCGATAAAATAACTACGTCTCACCACACACACATagggcaccatcttgttgtagccaaatattatcgcttgggatattgttattgtctgaagtttttttaaatgtaatagaAAATTCTTACTCGGAATTAGAAGTATCCGAGacaactcaggtataatactagaaccctcaatgaaaaaggatCCAATTATTTTGTTGcttattccagcccatacattcagtttttcgggatattaaGAGTGGGATTCACGTAttcaacgaggattgttacgtgaccagtatctacaattatgccgatttatgtttccattaatacaaaaagtggcctcgtcgcaaaatataacattatataaattgagatcgttttgattgtaacatttttccatcattaagTCTGCAAACTCCTCACGTTTATCGTCATCTGACAaatcttgaaccaacgttactttgtatggatagaatttattatcacgtaaaattttcattacggatgtttgcgaaatatcaagttccctggatatcgtcttctaacaggacacaaacatctaagaTTTGTTTTctgttgatgcagtttttctaaGCCCTAATTTGgagaatttttttactgaaccAGTCTCGTTAGaatttttgactaatttacTGGCAGAAGACCATGTTATGGGGTTtgggttaggatataaattaataaagatattaCATGTTTCTTgatgacttctacgcctatcaaataaaataataagtataaaaGTATTTCGAAAaccgaaaaatatttgtttgagcTGCTGTGTGAGACCTTGCATTGTTGTGATGGGATGATTAGCCTTATGCGATTGGTTCACCtgatttttcgaatatttatggcaaacaaatgctgatttacaattcagaattgaccgttctgcTTTATTCTGATGGAATGGTGAcgatatgtccagttattctgaaTAAATAGGGGACTATTTGCTTCGAACTgcagttgatttttatttagttttggaTTTATATGCATAGATAGATGATTCGACGCctatcacgatcttatagatTTCTCTGGAAGCAACCCGatagaattttttcagcatttttttgcaCCAATTAACACGAGCTATTTTTGAACGgttatcaaattttcatgcaatattgtaTGTATGTGACTGGAACTGATGGCGTAGTATGCCTCAATCTTATAGTTTGTCAAATGAGAATCTGAATACAactcgtataacaacacgttctgagtgcgttgacaattaaaaatgtcaaactttaagatggcaatgtcagatttgaaaTAATCACATCAGTGTTGTTATATCATAAAACTTAAGTAACCACCCTCGTATTAAGTAGTTATTTTGGAAACCTAATCATAGTGGGGTTTAGAAATAAAGTACAATGAATAGAAGTGTTTGTTCAATGCTAATGGAGCAATGAGAGACAGTatgatatttcttcatttattacgaaagttttataaaatttgtataattataatcatataatactagataataattataataatgatttaatgatttaatttgaaatgattCATAATTTGGTATATCaagttcaaataaattgaagagATTTTCCAACGGCTGtgaacatgttttttttttattttgattcaatggattgcatttgaagaaaaaaaaataaattcatataaaagtTTCACTAAACATCATACGAAGATTATCTTACTTTTTCCAATTGTTCCGATTTCCATTTTACCTTGGTATCAGCAACAAAGCTACACTTGATTGACTTTGTTCTTCAATTTTTAGACCTAATACTACAGTTATCATCACCGTAAAAGTTATAACAACCAATGCATGACAAAATATCTATCGTATATCATTTTGAATTACAAAATTGTGTAATAGTTGAATAAACATATATGTCTAAAAATATCCATATTTCACTGATCCAAGTATAACTATATGacataatattattattgatgaCGTTTTAAAccaccttttataaatttatcatgacttcttaaataatgaagatataaattttgcaaataatataAGCGTAACCCAATGCCCCATGATAACATCAAGTAAAAAAAGGAATGTGTTTCAAGGTTTCAACAAATTTAAACcagcataaaaaatattaacaaattgaaTTCTAATCAATGGTGAGTTGTTTGAAGCTACCATCTAATCCAAATAGATCATCGTAGTTAGTAGGTTTTCCTGGTCTTTTTGATTCATCCGCCTTAATATTTTCTTGAGCTTTGAACCAGGGAGTGTATTCCTTCAATTTTTCCATCCATTGATCTGaaagtatgaaattaaaatcaaatattcctTTAATATTAGGTAGCAACAAAAAACCGATAAggtgaattatattattacaaacaTATAAGGTGACatacaatttgaatattatttattcattcattagaTATCTACAGTTATCTCAAAATTTAGTTCATTATTAGGTGAAATTATGAAAGATTGGTTTCATAATAGCTTTCATCTGCTCTGTGACGGcctcatcaattttggaaataatgtcaaaaaagtaTCTGGTGACTAAGATATATTTCAACTACAGCTATTATAGCTATAGCTACATTTCAACATTATCACCTTTGAactcgaaaacaaaattaacgtTGATGCGTTAACGAAGAACCATGTTTGATGGTAGATTTAAACTTGATCCTACTGAAATGATTATACTTTGTGTTTATTATTCTGTTGAAATTAtgttaagaaaaaagaaagaacaaaaaattttgagctaAACTGAACAAAAACAGTTTGATGGGTCGTCAAATAAAGCAGGATTGGGACCTCGAAGTGTGAACCTTTAAAAAAACCTTAGTAGTAGTAGGCTAACAGATCAGAAAGGGTTACAACTTTTCCCTACCCAGAATGCTATGATACTAATTGAAACAGATTCattgttgttataaaattttttcaccgTATTCTATGTTTGTTAGACGCCGCTTGtttgcttaaaaaaattcattgtttttgaTTTCATATCActccttatttattttattctattaattagaagaaaaaacttcaattattaactattatcaaaatattgattcctagaaaattatgaataatgagGAATAAAGTGATTTCAATTCTTAAGAAAGGTGAGAAATCTACGCACCTTGGTGAAAGTGTCGCGaacttgaaaataatgaaagaataCTTTGAACTACAAACGTTAGGAAGTTATTCAAGGTAGCGgttacaaatgaaatattttttactagcTGTTATGTAATAGTATAAAACGTACCGTGAAAAACTTGTAATGGTCCAGCTGTACCTTCATATTCTTCAGGTAAAATATCTTTGGGTATAAATTTGTGTAGAGACTCAAAGTTGCTATGGACATGAATCCTTCCTCTAatcttttcttttaaaaatggCTTGATCCAAGTGATGATTTTGTCAACCAAAGGAGAGACATTGACTACATGAACTTCTTTCAGTTTCACTGGATAGGCTTCCTGAAAAGAATTTATGTCTATCAAATATACAATGATTTAACAAAGTACGAAGCTCCTCCAAATCTCCAATTTATAAAAGCACGTCATATAGCTCTTTTATTTAGAGAGCTATAGTTTTTCATCCCTATGCATCATAAACCACAATCATGACAGAacctttgaaataattttgaggttGTATCTTCCTCTTTACCTAACAGAGATACTTTGTTGATTTAGATACTAGTTTTGTTTAacctttttgaagatatttgacGAGATGAATGCCATGATCAACCCAAAATAAAACGGTTGCAACCGATGTTTAAAGCTGCTTTTGCCATTTTAGGAGCAGGATCGTCTTTAGCAATCCACTGTTTTCTCGTTATAGAAGTATAGCGTATACGATGTACCCAACATGCTGACACCTTGCGCTTGCTTAATTTTCCAGTCAGGTAAATGACAAATACATTCTTTTGATATGCTGATAGCCTCTTCTTGCTTTATAGCTTAAATCCGACGATCAATCGTAGCATTTGGTGAACTTAAATGATAGTGCAGATTCTCGACACACAGTGTCTAGCTCTTATTTAATTTACGTAGGTGTTTTGCCtctcaaaacaaataattaatgacAGCtcgattctaaattttttacattttcaggaaaatttcTGAAGCtactcacttatacgattgaGGTCGCAAACTCGCTTACTAACGAGATCTTTATTAACTACTTGTTTAATTTCGATATATTGATTTACAGTTGAGAAGGTATTTTCAACAAGTACTGCTGTGAGTTATGGGTAACAATTTTCTTGGATAATTCAGACAAACTGTGCTCAATCACAAGATGATAATTTAATTCATCGACCTCTTTTGCTCATATAATTTCTTGGCTTTTGAATAACTCCATTAAGATTTTTTGCTTAGTTATTCTTATGTGATCTACATCATTGCTTGTGTCGTATATAGTATAAAATCAGCTATTTTGTTCACTAATAATTTTTCGACAGTGTGTTAATAATATAGTATATTGGGACCACAATACATAAGATATATTTCTATTCTCCAGGTTCGTTTGTTTGAATATACCTCAAATATCAACTGAATGGTACTCACTTGAATAATaactaagaattttttaatcaaagctggattaattttggaaaaatgagaaGCTGTAGCAACACTGGCATCCAAAATATAAACATCACCAGCTACGCCAGTTTCTTCAGCTGCAAGTCTTACGTCTCCGATCATGAGAACTACTTTCATAATATCCGCCACGTCGTAATCgtatacatcattttttttagatCTCAATACTACCACTCTTCGTCCATTGGGTGTTAAACCTGGAAGTGGTGGTATGTGCCTGAAATAAATacattgtattttcaattttgaagatATTATTGATTAGattcaatttctaatttttgcAAAGAAAACTTGCGTTGATTAGTTAAATATGAATACCTCCTTCGGAGTATATAATTGACAGATGTGTTTTTATATGTTATGAACCTATTCAAGTTTATAACTAAAATGCGTTATAGTTAGACAACAAATCTTTATAAATACTGTGTGAGGTAGAATagggaattaaaaaaaaaagatatttatgaaTCTTCGCTGGCaagtacaataaaatatatacatcTGATAGCACATTTTTCGCTTCTAGGTTCGCAAataagtactttcgctttttacgGATAGAGAacgttgctttattttttgaataacttttattagtgctgtactttgccgtttgtcacgtgatactggtcacattgacgtaactttagACGCAAGTAGTGCGTGATTTCTATTAGAGCTATTAGTTGTcagttaattttaaatggagtGCAGAAGCGAAAATTATCGGCATATTCTACTTTTCCGTAAAGGAAAGAAAGCTGTTACAACtcataaagaaatatatgtAGTTTATGGTGCTGATTGCTTAACAGACCGCAGAATTGGTATAAAACAATCTGTTCTGGAGATTTTTTCCTCAAAGAGgagcaacgttctggtcggcTTACTGGATGATCAAATCAAAGTAATTGAAGAGGTtcgtcatataactgttcgagaGGTTGCGAAGAGGCTACATGTATCGCACACAACAATTGAAAGATTCTGGTGATAAAAAATGGATCATGTATAGTAACATAGTTCTAAAACGATCATGGAGCGAACACGATAAATCAGCACCAACCACATCGAacgctgaaaaacaacaaaaaaactcaTGCTCTCATTTAGTAGGATTACAAAGGTATTGCGTTTTTTGAACTACTTCCAACGAACTGAACGATCAATTTTGATGtcaacaattaacaaaactggatgaagcaatcaaagaaaaaccgCGAGAATTGTCAAATCGCAAAGGtgtgttccaccatgataatgcaaggcctcacTCGTCTTTGGCAACCTAAGGGAAACatttggagcttggctgggaagtgatgccacatccctctgattatcatttatttcaaagtttgcaaaattctttgaatggtcacactttcacaaatgacgatgaccttcaatcgcccCTGGTTTATTTTTTGGCTGAAGAGGACCAGAAATTTTCATAAGCGCCGAATCATGAAGCGGAAAGAAAGttggcaaaaggtcattgagcaaaatatACACATAATTGATCAAAAACTATTGTTTACTTTATactacaaaaatgaaattattttgtcgccAACCCAAATTATGCTCCGGTTTTGTcggcatattttttttaattcccatTAAGGTCTTCAAGTAAGAACTTCCGAAGCTTTAATAAAACCTAGGTCGCCAACATAACCTGCGTATCATATAGAAGAAATGTTTTATCTTGGTAACTGATTGAGATCTGGATCATTTAGAATCcaactaaaatttttatcaaaaagcgAGAAGGTTTATTTGTGGATGAAAGGAATATGTCAACTTTGAAATTGTCACATGTGGGACGTTATCAATCCAAATAAGATTTTAGAGTGCCCCACGCCTTATTAATTAACTGGTATGGAATTTAGGCTGTCGATACTAAAAACATCTCAATTGTCAAGACTCACGGATCAGAATAGTGTTGAAAGTCAGACAGTCTGTTTCAAATAGCAAGTGCGACAGAAGATTTCACAAAACTTCATTAACACTAGATGCCGCGGAAATGATAGATGACTGAAGAAATATCATCTCCACCTGTTTTCACTAGTATCGAAGAAATGAAAAGCTTCGTATCATGCTATAGCTGACGCACCGTTTATATGTGATTCAAAAGTTAGGGACCCAGCCCAACTAACGATAACCTCTTAGTTTCAAATAAGAGGAAACTAGaaattttatatggaattaaAATTAAGTCACTGTTACCTTTAAAGGTTTCAGATGTTTTATACGAGTAATGAAAACATTACTCGAGCAATTGATGAGTTcttatgttttataaaataggtAATTGTACTTTGCGCGATTTGGTTTTATGCTGGTATACATTCAAGGTAAGTTTTTTACTGAGCAGTGGGCTGGAAAATgtaagtttgaaaatttaagaTGCAACTATTGGTTATAATTCGCACTAACCAAACGGTTGAAAAAGTAACAAATAATAGCTCATCCTCAACTTACCCTAGTTCTCTAACCAATTTTAATTCTGGATTCGAAATGTCtctattggaaaatatttctgGACATGCTGTTCTCATCGTGAAATACATGTCTAACTTCCTTTTGCATTTTTCTAGAGAAAACTTACAGCCTCTCAAGAAGGTCATCATACGACTTTCGTCTATAACAGAAATCACAATATCATAGTATACATAGTTGTTGTGGAAAATAGatctattattatttgtaaagtGGATTCATGAAAATATCCATCACCTTTTTTCAGTAATATAGCATTCTTTATCCACGAAATATTGAAAGTCCTCACTTATCATGCTTTGATTGACAAGTAGTATGGAAATCGTGCTGACCAAAAGATTAGACGAAACAGGTAACAAAAGGTACTTGGAAAAAAAAGTAGACAATCATTGGTGATACTAACTATAAAAAATCGCTTTTACACATTTTATCATcaattaaatgataattttgagaaaaaacaagaatattCACTGTCACATTTTAGTCAATGATGCGCCTGATTTACGGTTTTACATAAACTCGATATTACTTCTCGACTCGacgataaattttaaaacagattgtTATCACACACGGTGATACTTGCGTTATCAATGTTTTTCACACTTTCatcaacaaagaaataaaaaatttactattcAATTACTAttctcaaatttattatatttctctTGTATATCGATGTAATCTAGATATGGAATCTAGTAACCATctctagttttatttttttcttgtcaaaATATTCTTAAGTCAAGAGAAATTTcgcaatcaaaatatttatatttataaaagctcttcttcttctttgaaTATGTAAGCTTTCTCTTTTTGCATAGAAATAAATGAGCAAAAATTTTCAGTGAAAATTCATCGTTCAAGATCACTGGtctaaatatttgatttcactACAAGCTTCACAGATTTTCTAGACCCTTAGCTTCAATCTTATTTACTTCTTTCGGTCCATTGCTTCTCCTCTCCACTTGATCGTTCCTACCTCATGTCATAGACACTTTTTCTTTGAGCGTCCTTATTTTCTTTTCCCACCTTCTCCTCCTTCCAGTATCTTCCCCACAATTCTTTGGTGTAGCATTATGGCAAAGTGTTCTAACCATTCTGCTCTTTATGCTCTGAAAATTTGTGTTATTCTGAAATTCTGTATATCAagattatatttgtatttatatttttcttcctgATGATTCAAGAATATTCTCATCTTTGATATCATCGACAAACCATTCGATACTCTATATGAAAATTGGTCACTATATCCAGATTGGGGtgagatttttttcaattgagttAAGTTcagatgaatttttgaaaatcctGTGTCATCTTGACTCTTTTGAAGTGGTTATCTTGATCCAAACTAG
The sequence above is drawn from the Diorhabda carinulata isolate Delta chromosome 6, icDioCari1.1, whole genome shotgun sequence genome and encodes:
- the LOC130895248 gene encoding alpha-tocopherol transfer protein-like, whose protein sequence is MTLVQPSPELQINIRKELNEDINTRESDLEHIKQWLKKQPHLPDTWDESRMMTFLRGCKFSLEKCKRKLDMYFTMRTACPEIFSNRDISNPELKLVRELGHIPPLPGLTPNGRRVVVLRSKKNDVYDYDVADIMKVVLMIGDVRLAAEETGVAGDVYILDASVATASHFSKINPALIKKFLVIIQEAYPVKLKEVHVVNVSPLVDKIITWIKPFLKEKIRGRIHVHSNFESLHKFIPKDILPEEYEGTAGPLQVFHDQWMEKLKEYTPWFKAQENIKADESKRPGKPTNYDDLFGLDGSFKQLTID